In Mycobacterium sp. 050128, one genomic interval encodes:
- a CDS encoding ESX secretion-associated protein EspG yields MLTTSLDGLWVLQVLTGIEVLAPEMGLRPHLPRVEPKHQALAHPVTAELRAAGAIDETDSVDGAIVEWLTVLSRRDIGLLVHFRLADDGEPARALLARFAHWWVAIERSGDLVRISGAGIANNEGTASAALNTQIERLCGANDPAPLRPVTLDADAMRATATDERSLHEFLGSQGLDADQVHMLKLATDPSRSAQASIVALQSGVETGLATRTHFEPGAVTIIDTTEGRVVAEQVSSGGKNWMIIAPGTKNNIGTAINHMVRRLPANEEWHSYRKVV; encoded by the coding sequence GTGCTGACCACCTCTCTAGACGGCCTCTGGGTCCTACAAGTACTCACCGGCATCGAGGTCCTGGCTCCCGAGATGGGGCTGCGACCGCATCTGCCCCGCGTCGAGCCCAAACACCAGGCGCTGGCACACCCGGTGACCGCGGAGCTGCGCGCCGCCGGGGCGATCGACGAAACCGACTCCGTCGACGGTGCGATCGTCGAATGGCTGACCGTGCTGTCGCGCCGCGACATCGGATTGCTGGTGCACTTCCGCCTGGCCGACGACGGCGAACCGGCGCGCGCATTGCTCGCCAGGTTCGCACACTGGTGGGTCGCCATCGAGCGATCCGGAGACCTGGTCCGGATCAGCGGGGCGGGCATCGCGAACAACGAGGGCACCGCCAGCGCGGCGCTCAACACACAAATCGAAAGACTATGCGGCGCAAATGATCCTGCGCCGCTGCGTCCGGTCACGCTGGACGCGGATGCGATGCGCGCCACCGCCACCGACGAGCGATCGCTGCACGAGTTCCTGGGCAGTCAAGGCCTCGATGCCGATCAGGTGCACATGCTGAAACTGGCCACCGATCCCAGCCGCTCGGCCCAGGCCTCGATCGTCGCCCTGCAGTCCGGGGTGGAAACCGGCCTGGCGACCCGGACCCACTTCGAACCGGGCGCAGTGACGATCATCGATACGACGGAAGGACGTGTCGTCGCCGAACAGGTTTCGTCCGGGGGCAAGAACTGGATGATCATCGCGCCGGGGACCAAGAACAACATCGGTACCGCGATCAACCATATGGTGCGGCGGCTTCCGGCCAACGAAGAATGGCATTCGTACCGAAAAGTCGTGTAG
- a CDS encoding WXG100 family type VII secretion target, translated as MPSSTVVTPELLRASQQKIESRLQEAAAIANQYLSGHENVVSAAGWTGQAGTTSLNTAGQIQHDLQQIMTGGNRLAHGLGKTATLMEHHEADSAHNLNGVFGGVQST; from the coding sequence ATGCCGAGTTCAACCGTTGTCACACCGGAACTGCTGCGCGCTTCACAGCAGAAGATCGAGTCGCGACTGCAAGAGGCAGCCGCCATTGCCAATCAATACCTGAGCGGCCACGAGAACGTCGTCAGCGCCGCCGGGTGGACCGGCCAGGCCGGGACGACGTCGCTGAACACCGCCGGCCAAATCCAGCACGATCTGCAGCAGATCATGACCGGCGGCAACCGGTTGGCGCACGGCCTCGGCAAGACGGCCACGCTGATGGAACACCACGAAGCCGATTCGGCCCACAACCTCAATGGTGTGTTCGGCGGAGTCCAGTCCACCTAA
- a CDS encoding WXG100 family type VII secretion target, translating into MSDQITYNHAVVSGLTGDIATQAAQLMEIHDDVLHITQSLAEFFQGQGATSFFDAQQQMLHGLQDMIQTVSLHGHTVGNVHEAAINADSLTAGFFNQA; encoded by the coding sequence ATGTCAGACCAGATCACCTACAACCACGCCGTCGTCAGCGGCCTCACCGGTGACATCGCAACCCAAGCCGCGCAATTGATGGAAATTCACGACGACGTGCTGCACATCACCCAGTCGCTGGCCGAGTTCTTCCAGGGCCAGGGCGCCACGTCGTTCTTCGACGCGCAACAGCAGATGCTGCACGGGTTGCAGGACATGATTCAAACCGTCAGCCTGCACGGGCACACGGTGGGCAATGTGCACGAGGCCGCCATAAACGCTGACAGTTTGACGGCCGGTTTCTTCAACCAGGCGTAG